ACTTCGTGATGACCACCGTCACCACGAAGCCGGACAAAACGGCGATCAAGAAGGCGATCCAGGCCGGACAGGCCGTCGCCGGCGCTGTCCTGGTCGAGAACCAGAACCTTCAGATCAAGTAAGGAGGAATCAGCGTGAAGGACTTCAACATTCCCCTTCTGACGGCTGAAGACATCGACTGTCGCGTCCAGTCCGTCAGCAAGGCGAAGAACGGCACGGTCGGCGCGGTCCTTCTTCTCTACAAGGACGCCCGTGTCGATATGCGAATCCTGGACCAGGTCTTCGGCCCTGGCAACTGGCAGAGGACCCACGAACTGATCAACGGGAACCTGTTCTGTACGATCGAAATCTGGGACGACGAAAAGGCGGCCTGGGTGAAGAAACAGGACGTCGGCGTCGAGAGCAACACGGAGAAGGAAAAGGGACAGGCGTCCGACGCCTTCAAACGTGCCGGCTTCAACGTCGGGATCGGCCGCGAACTGTATTCCGCCCCTTTCACCTATGTCGAACTGAACGACGGTGAATGGAAGGTCGAGAAGGTCCAGGGCCGCGATGTCTACCGCACCTATCCGAATGTCAAGTTCTCCGTCACGAAGATCGGCTACAACGACCGCCGCGAGATCGTGGACCTGACGATCGTCGACCGCTTCGGGAACGTCCGCTTCCTGTGCGAAGGCGGTGTCCAGAAGAAGGTCAACCAGGGCGGCCAGGGAAGCCGCCAGGGCGCGCAGAGCGGCCGACAGGCACAGACCCCGCCCCCCGCGGCGCAGACGTCCCAGGCGGCCCAGAGAGCGCCACAGGGCGCCCCTTCTCCCGCTATCCCCGTCGGCGGTGCTGTCTGCCCCGTGTGCGGCGGCCCGATCAGCGACGCCGAACGCGACTATTCCCTTCGGAAGTACGGCCGCGAACTGTGCCGCAAGTGCCAGCGCAACGCGTGAAAGGTGGTGTAGACAATGCCCAGCCGTATCATTAAGGAAACGATCATCATCAGCGAGTCTTTGACCGCAATCAGCGCCGAAGCCGAACGGTTCTTCTGGCGCCTGGTCGTGAAGGCCGACGACTTCGGCCTGTACTATGGCGACCCCCGTATTCTGGCTTCCCTGTGCTTCCCCCAGAAGCCCCCTTCCGAACAGAAAATCCGGTCCTGGCTGAACGAACTGGTTCGGGAAGACATGGTGGGGACCTACACGGCCCCCGAAGACGGGAAGAAGTACCTGAAACTTCTGAACTGGGGCAAATGCCAACAGACCAGGGCGAAGTCCAGCAAATACCCTGAACCGTCTTCGTTTGATAGCAAATGCAAACAGGCGAATGGAAATCAAATGCTTGCAAATGTCCCCGTAAACGTAAACGAGAACGAAAACGGAAACGATAACGAAAACGAGAAGCGCGCCCATTCGGGGCGCGGGGCGGCGGACGGTTTTGACCGGTTCTGGGCTTCCTATCCCCGACGTGTCGGGAAGAAGGACGCCGTGGCCGTCTGGAAGAAGATCAGTCCTGACGACGCCCTGGTCGACCGGATCGTGGCCGGCGTGGAACGCTGGAAGCGGTCCGAACAATGGACGAAGGACGAAGGCCGCTTCATTCCCTACCCCGCGACCTTCCTTCGCGGCGAACGCTGGAACGAGTCCGACGGCGTGAAGCCGGCCGCCGTTCCGCCGGCGGCGAAGGACTACGGCGACGACGACTTCCTGGGCGGTGACGACCATGAATGACTTTACCGACGTTCTGGAAACCATCGCCCAGAACGCCAGACGCGGCCATGAGCGCGCCGGCGACTACCGCGGCGAAGACGGCCTTCTGTATTGCGGCCGGTGCCGCACCAGGAAGGAACACCGCCTGGAACTGGACACCGACCCGCCGAAGGTGGTCACGGTGCCGGTCATGTGCAAGTGCGAGGAAGAGCGTCAGGAAGCCCAGCGCAAGGAAGAAGAGCGGATCAAGTTCCGCCAGGACTGCGAACGGCTTCGCCGCGACGGGATCACAGACCCGTCCTATTTGGTCAACACCTTCGCCCAGGACGACAACCGGAACCCCGCCGTTTCGGACGTGTGCCGGAAGTACGTCGACCATTGGGAGGAAATGAAGGCCGACAACATCGGAATCCTGTTCTATGGCGGCGTCGGGACCGGAAAGTCCTTCCTGGCCTGTTGTATCGCGAACGCCCTGATCGACCGCTGTGTGAAGGCCAGCGTGACGAACTTCCCCCGCATTATGAACCGCCTTCAGGGCTTCGGAGAGGACAAGCAAGGCTTCCTGGACAAGCTGAACCGCTATGACTGCCTGGTGATCGACGACCTGGGCGTCGAGCGGGACACGTCCTATTCCGTCGAGCAGATTTACAACGTCGTCGACGCCAGGTCCCGTTCAGGGAAGCCCCTGATCGTGACGACGAACCTGTCCCTGGACGACCTTCGGAACCCGTCGTCTATGGGCTACGCCCGTATTTATGACCGCGTCCTGGAAATGTGTCCGATCAAGCTGAAACTGGCCGGCGACTCCCGAAGGACCGTCAACGCGGCCGCGCGCCGCGACAGGGCGAAGGAAATCCTGGGAATGTGAAGGAGGGCCGCAAGTGGAAACCTGGAAAGTGACGATCCCTGGCCTTTTACCTGGCCTGAATGAGTACATAGACGCGGAACGCGCCGTCAAGGGCAAGTACAAGGCCGCCGCCATGAAGAAACAGGCCGAAAACGTGATCGGCTTCATGGTGAAGACCCAGCTTCACGGCGTCCGCTTCGACCGGCCGGTGATCATTCATTACCGCTGGATCGAGCCGAACCGCCGCCGCGACAAGGACAACGTCGCCTTCGCGAAGAAGTTCATTCAGGACAGCCTGGTCCACGCCGGCGTCCTGGTGAACGATGGCTGGAACCAGATTGAGGGCTTCACGGACGACTTCGCCGTGGACCCGAAGAACCCCCGTGTGGAAGTGACTATCGAGATATTCGAAGGAGGAAAACAACATGGCAAATATTAAGACTTTGAAGGACAAGACCCCTGGAAGCGTCTTCGACGCCGGTCCGATCGACGTCCGCGTCCTGGATCACATGACCAACGGAACGACCCTTCTGGTTGCCGACAGGTCGGCCGCATGGCGCCCCTTCTCCCTGGAACCCCTGAAGACCCGTCCGGAGGAAGCCCCTACCCCTTACCCGAACGACTTCAGCCTGTCCTATCTGAAGGACGAACTGAACGGCCCCTTCCTGACGGCCTTCGACGCCGCCGGCGGTCCGATCCGTTCCGCGAACATCGTAGAAGCGAACTGGTCCCTGGCAGATCACCGCGGCGGCTTCGGCTACGGTAACATGAAGGCGAAGATCAGCCTTCTTCCTGAAGCCCTGTTCCTGAAGTACAAGGCCCTTCTGTCCCTGGACGACTGGTGGTGGCTTGCGACCCCGCGCGCCGGCCACGCGGGCAACGCGCGCAATGTCAACACGGGCGGCAGTCTGAGCAACAGCAACGCGTACATCGGCTACTACGGCGTCCGGCCGGCTTTCTTCGCGGAATCTGGAATCATTCTGGAATCCGACGGCGGCGAAGCGGTGGAAGGCCATGAATAATACCGTGACGACCCGTGAGTGGATCGGCCGGCGGCGCCTTCGGGCGTCCGTCGACCGGACCCTGGGCGTGAAGGTGCCGAAGGCGGTCTTCGACGAAGCGGAAGCATACGCCAGACGGAAGATGGCCTTCCAGAACGAAGCCCTGGGCCTGGACCGCGGCGACGAATACCTGGAACTTCTGATCCCCGACGTGATCCGCGAAATGGCCCTGGCGGCCAGGTATGACGGAAGGAGGGCGACGGCGTGATCCCATTTCCCGACAAGAAGTATTCCGTGATCTACGCGGACCCGCCCTGGTCCTACTCCGGCGGCGGTGCTACGCGGAACGTGACAAGGCATTACCACACCATGAAGCCGGAAGACATCTATTCCCTTCCGGTCCAGAACATCGCCGCGGACGACTGCCTTCTGTTCCTGTGGGCCACGTTCCCGAACCTGGACGTCGCCCTGGAAACGATCCGGCGCTGGGGCTTCCGATATAAGACCGCCGCCTTTGTCTGGGTAAAGCGAAACCGGAAAACCCCGTCCTGGTTCTGGGGCCTGGGTAACTGGACGCGATCAAACCCCGAAGTGTGCCTTCTGGCGACCAGGGGGAAGCCGGAGCGCGCAGACGCGCACGTCCATAGCGTGATCGACGCGCCGATCGGCCGGCACAGCGAGAAGCCGGCGGAAACCCGCGACAGGATCGTCCAGCTTGCGGGGGGGGCGCTATGATCGAACTTTTCGCCAGAAAGACCGCCCCTGGCTGGGACGCCTGGGGCGACGAAGTGGAAGGAGATAATGACCATGAGTGAAGGCGTTTTCGGCAAGAACGCAGACCTGGCCCAGCGCCTGAAGGACCGGATCGCGTTCCACGCCAACGAACACCGGCACACCTACGAGATCGGGAAGGGCGTCATGGACCCCCTGGTCCTGGACCTTCTGGCCGACTTCCGTGACGCCGGCGGTGTGATCCTCCCCGTGAAGCCGAACGGGACGGTCTGGCTGATCCGGCGCCGCCGCGTCGTGTCGGCGACCGTCATGTTCGTCGGAGCGGGAGCGGACGGCCTGACGTCCTTCAGCGTCCTTCGCGGACGCCTGGGGACGACGGCCTGGTCGTCCGAGCAGTTCACCGAACACGACATCGGGAAGATGGTCTTCCTGACGAAGGAAGCGGCCGAAGCGGCCCTGGAAGGCGGCGGAGCATGGCAACAGTAAAGGAAATTGCCGCGTATGTCTGCGACAAACTGGCCGGAAAAGTCCTGATTCATAGATATGACGCCTATTCCACGAACAGCGTCTACTTGAAGTTCGACTACGGCCTGGGGAACAGTCTTCGCCTTTCTGACCATACAGGGAAAGCCGGT
This window of the Dysosmobacter acutus genome carries:
- a CDS encoding ATP-binding protein, with the translated sequence MNDFTDVLETIAQNARRGHERAGDYRGEDGLLYCGRCRTRKEHRLELDTDPPKVVTVPVMCKCEEERQEAQRKEEERIKFRQDCERLRRDGITDPSYLVNTFAQDDNRNPAVSDVCRKYVDHWEEMKADNIGILFYGGVGTGKSFLACCIANALIDRCVKASVTNFPRIMNRLQGFGEDKQGFLDKLNRYDCLVIDDLGVERDTSYSVEQIYNVVDARSRSGKPLIVTTNLSLDDLRNPSSMGYARIYDRVLEMCPIKLKLAGDSRRTVNAAARRDRAKEILGM
- a CDS encoding DUF6273 domain-containing protein — its product is MANIKTLKDKTPGSVFDAGPIDVRVLDHMTNGTTLLVADRSAAWRPFSLEPLKTRPEEAPTPYPNDFSLSYLKDELNGPFLTAFDAAGGPIRSANIVEANWSLADHRGGFGYGNMKAKISLLPEALFLKYKALLSLDDWWWLATPRAGHAGNARNVNTGGSLSNSNAYIGYYGVRPAFFAESGIILESDGGEAVEGHE
- a CDS encoding RusA family crossover junction endodeoxyribonuclease, translating into METWKVTIPGLLPGLNEYIDAERAVKGKYKAAAMKKQAENVIGFMVKTQLHGVRFDRPVIIHYRWIEPNRRRDKDNVAFAKKFIQDSLVHAGVLVNDGWNQIEGFTDDFAVDPKNPRVEVTIEIFEGGKQHGKY